From one Desulfosporosinus sp. Sb-LF genomic stretch:
- a CDS encoding helix-turn-helix transcriptional regulator encodes MKNRLEEIRKQRGIRQEELAAALEVSRQTIGSLENGRYNPSIQLAFKIARHFGMSIEEIFLYEEEQN; translated from the coding sequence ATGAAGAACCGGCTGGAAGAAATCCGTAAACAGCGTGGAATACGGCAAGAAGAACTTGCCGCTGCTTTAGAGGTTTCTCGGCAAACAATAGGCTCTTTAGAAAATGGACGATATAATCCGTCAATCCAATTGGCCTTTAAGATTGCCAGACACTTTGGTATGAGCATTGAAGAAATCTTTCTTTACGAGGAGGAACAAAATTGA
- a CDS encoding CBO0543 family protein, with amino-acid sequence MLIRIVSVSMFLVSAYKWGDRKNWKKYYPTMCFFGMADLIYVTVFNDKPLWDFPTNFLANSLDELLLIFGCFFPTTLVFLSHYPKKLFSQIAYNSMWIGIYISLELVNLMLGTVKYYNGWNIWWSLLHNTIQFPLIALHHRNPILAWTIALIYLVVTMKILNVPFIVSQCIVARM; translated from the coding sequence ATGTTAATACGAATTGTATCCGTTTCTATGTTTTTAGTAAGTGCATATAAATGGGGAGACAGGAAGAATTGGAAAAAATACTATCCCACTATGTGTTTTTTTGGTATGGCGGATTTAATTTATGTTACTGTTTTTAATGATAAGCCTTTGTGGGATTTTCCAACTAATTTTTTAGCAAACTCTCTTGATGAACTGCTATTAATATTTGGTTGTTTCTTTCCCACCACATTAGTATTCTTATCCCATTATCCTAAAAAACTATTTAGTCAAATTGCTTACAATAGTATGTGGATAGGAATTTATATATCTTTAGAACTTGTTAACTTAATGTTAGGGACAGTAAAGTATTACAATGGGTGGAATATTTGGTGGTCACTTTTACATAATACTATCCAATTCCCATTAATTGCTCTGCATCATAGGAATCCTATACTTGCATGGACTATAGCACTTATTTATCTTGTGGTTACAATGAAAATATTAAATGTTCCTTTTATTGTAAGTCAATGTATAGTGGCTCGGATGTAA